One window of Marinobacterium aestuarii genomic DNA carries:
- a CDS encoding response regulator transcription factor, which translates to MTLVLVVDDEPNIVLSLEFLMQQAGFEVITANDGETALLRVAEQRPDLILLDISLPGLSGFEVLEQLRAQPEHARLPIIMLTAHGREVEREKGLALGADDYITKPFSTRLLVEKVQALLTEGN; encoded by the coding sequence ATGACCCTTGTGCTGGTGGTCGATGATGAACCCAACATAGTGCTGTCGCTGGAGTTTTTGATGCAGCAGGCCGGCTTCGAGGTGATCACCGCCAATGACGGTGAAACGGCGCTGCTGCGGGTTGCCGAGCAAAGGCCCGACCTGATTCTGCTGGATATCAGCCTGCCCGGCCTCAGCGGCTTTGAAGTGCTCGAGCAGCTGCGAGCTCAGCCCGAACATGCCCGCCTGCCGATTATCATGCTCACCGCCCACGGCCGCGAGGTCGAGCGCGAGAAAGGCCTGGCACTGGGTGCCGACGACTATATCACCAAGCCCTTTTCAACCCGCCTGCTGGTGGAAAAGGTTCAGGCGCTGCTGACGGAAGGCAACTGA
- a CDS encoding high-affinity branched-chain amino acid ABC transporter permease LivM translates to MRQNFYTAFFAAGITLILTCLMVGVKLTSEGTELRVVGATAAQWTWIFGGIAIVFLSQLFREQISAATAGIPRPNLGAILPAESVRTRLKPWLIAAVIVGLLIWPFMVSRGSVDLATLTLIYIMLGLGLNIVVGLAGLLDLGYVAFYAIGAYTYALLSSYFGLSFWICLPIAALMAALFGFVLGFPVLRLRGDYLAIVTLGFGEIIRILLNNWTSITGGPNGISGIDKPTLFGLEFNRRASEGGTTFHEFMGIDYSSSYKVIFLYLIAVVLVLAVLYVINRLMRMPVGRAWEALREDEIACRSLGLNRTVIKLSAFTIGASTAGFAGCFFAARQGFISPESFIFIESAIILAIVVLGGMGSQLGVILAAIVMTILPELAREFQEYRMLLFGLLMVLMMRWRPQGLLPSKRPHMELK, encoded by the coding sequence ATGCGACAGAATTTCTACACTGCCTTTTTCGCCGCCGGCATTACCCTGATCCTCACCTGCCTGATGGTGGGCGTGAAACTCACCTCCGAAGGCACCGAGCTGCGCGTGGTCGGCGCCACCGCCGCCCAGTGGACCTGGATATTCGGTGGCATCGCCATCGTTTTTCTATCGCAGCTGTTCCGTGAGCAGATCAGCGCCGCCACCGCCGGCATTCCGCGCCCCAACCTGGGTGCAATACTGCCCGCCGAGTCCGTGCGCACGCGCCTCAAACCCTGGCTGATCGCCGCGGTCATTGTCGGTCTGCTCATCTGGCCTTTCATGGTATCCCGCGGATCCGTCGATCTGGCCACCCTGACGCTGATCTACATCATGCTGGGGCTGGGTCTCAATATAGTGGTCGGCCTCGCCGGCCTGCTGGATCTGGGCTACGTGGCCTTCTACGCCATAGGCGCCTACACCTACGCCCTGCTGTCGAGCTACTTCGGACTCTCGTTCTGGATCTGCCTGCCGATCGCAGCCCTGATGGCGGCGCTCTTCGGCTTTGTGCTGGGGTTTCCGGTGCTGCGCCTGCGCGGTGACTACCTGGCCATAGTGACGCTGGGATTCGGCGAAATCATTCGTATCCTGCTGAACAACTGGACCTCCATCACCGGCGGCCCCAACGGCATTTCCGGCATCGACAAACCCACGCTGTTCGGGCTGGAGTTCAACCGCCGTGCCAGCGAGGGCGGTACCACCTTCCATGAGTTCATGGGTATCGACTATTCCAGCAGCTACAAGGTGATCTTCCTCTACCTGATCGCCGTGGTGCTGGTGCTGGCCGTGCTCTATGTCATCAACCGACTGATGCGCATGCCGGTGGGCCGCGCCTGGGAAGCGCTGCGCGAAGACGAAATCGCCTGCCGTTCACTGGGCCTGAACCGCACCGTGATCAAGCTCTCGGCCTTTACCATCGGCGCCTCCACCGCCGGTTTCGCCGGCTGCTTCTTTGCCGCACGGCAGGGCTTTATCAGCCCCGAATCCTTCATCTTCATCGAGTCGGCGATCATTCTTGCGATCGTGGTGCTCGGCGGCATGGGCTCACAGCTTGGCGTCATACTGGCGGCCATAGTGATGACCATACTGCCCGAGCTTGCCCGCGAATTTCAGGAATACCGCATGCTGCTGTTCGGACTGCTGATGGTGCTCATGATGCGCTGGCGCCCGCAGGGTCTGTTACCGAGCAAGCGTCCGCACATGGAGTTGAAGTAA
- a CDS encoding 3'-5' exonuclease produces MPSFQSLLGRWLLLSGTSLFSGIFLGLWLDSTLQPAGAQRAGLWLLALLPGALILLLGAALERRLLTPLRHLQVQLARLAANPDATRDFAPEGWLRPLTADFERLRDGWREDRQALHNAAEQGAHKALQIRHELEAVLQVLHTPLLLCDQHQRLLLFNPAAEQLFAQSPALGLGRRLSELLPLPGLQDALQDLPRDGRARQLLLPWGQHWLRCDLRRVAANQGEALITLQDSTAQQAADQRWHAPLAHLLPDLRRRSASLVSSSEVLASGQATPELQGRLETIVREESQALGALVDQLARHFDSLQQDPGLLQDTWSNDLWSALSERLQRQQLELLAIGIPAWLRSDGPALLELLCRLLGQLHEATGERRFEAELRLGNQRVYLDLIWPGQPIDQGRIARWLQQPLTDASAFPCLLDVLRRHDSDCWSLADEDGLHARLRLPLPALERVGAPPKARQTRPEFHDFSIADLPPPDAELGARPLGQLEMVVFDTETTGLELRQGDTLVSIGACRIINGRLLAQEAYDQLINPGRPMPPQSTQIHGLGDSDVAEAPPAAVVLPQFRDFVGHAVLVAHNAAFDLLAINLHAQTAGVSFEMPVLDTLLLSRALDPTLEGHGLDALAERFQLSFAPGTRHSALGDARVTAELLLQLLPRLQARGVHSLEQALQFQASGQRGRTAP; encoded by the coding sequence GTGCCTTCGTTCCAGTCTCTGCTGGGTCGCTGGCTTCTGCTCAGTGGCACCTCCCTTTTCAGCGGTATCTTTCTGGGCCTCTGGCTCGACAGCACGCTGCAACCGGCTGGAGCTCAACGCGCCGGGCTCTGGCTGCTGGCACTGCTGCCAGGGGCACTGATACTGCTGCTAGGTGCGGCACTGGAGCGCCGTCTGCTAACGCCGCTGCGCCATCTGCAGGTACAGCTGGCCCGGCTGGCCGCCAACCCCGATGCCACCCGTGATTTTGCCCCCGAAGGCTGGCTGCGCCCGCTGACAGCGGACTTCGAACGCCTGCGCGACGGCTGGCGCGAAGATCGCCAGGCGCTACACAACGCTGCGGAACAGGGCGCCCACAAGGCCCTGCAGATTCGCCACGAACTGGAAGCCGTGCTGCAGGTGCTGCACACCCCGCTGCTCTTGTGCGATCAGCACCAGCGCCTGCTGCTGTTTAACCCGGCCGCAGAGCAACTCTTTGCCCAGTCGCCCGCCCTGGGCCTCGGACGACGCCTGTCCGAGCTGCTGCCGCTGCCCGGCCTGCAGGATGCCTTGCAAGACCTGCCCCGCGACGGCCGCGCTCGTCAGCTGCTGCTGCCCTGGGGTCAACACTGGCTGCGCTGTGATCTGCGCCGTGTCGCCGCCAACCAGGGCGAGGCGCTGATCACGTTGCAGGACAGCACAGCGCAGCAGGCGGCGGATCAGCGCTGGCACGCCCCGCTGGCACACCTGCTGCCGGATCTGCGACGGCGCAGCGCCAGCCTTGTCAGCAGCAGCGAAGTGCTGGCCAGCGGCCAGGCCACCCCCGAGCTGCAGGGCCGGCTCGAGACCATTGTGCGCGAGGAAAGCCAGGCCCTGGGCGCGCTGGTAGACCAGCTGGCCCGGCACTTCGACAGCCTGCAACAGGACCCGGGCCTGCTGCAGGACACCTGGTCCAACGATCTCTGGAGCGCGCTGAGTGAACGCCTGCAGCGCCAGCAGCTTGAACTCCTGGCCATTGGCATTCCCGCCTGGCTCAGGAGCGATGGGCCCGCCCTGCTTGAACTGCTGTGTCGACTGTTAGGTCAGCTGCATGAAGCCACCGGCGAGCGCCGCTTCGAGGCCGAGCTGCGCCTGGGCAATCAGCGCGTTTATCTGGATCTTATCTGGCCCGGCCAGCCGATTGATCAGGGCCGCATCGCCCGCTGGCTGCAGCAACCGCTGACCGATGCCAGTGCCTTTCCCTGCCTGCTGGATGTACTGCGCCGCCACGACAGCGACTGCTGGTCCCTGGCCGACGAGGATGGCCTGCATGCCCGACTGCGGCTGCCACTGCCCGCGCTGGAGCGGGTCGGCGCACCGCCCAAGGCGCGCCAGACAAGACCCGAATTTCACGATTTCAGTATTGCCGACCTGCCGCCACCGGATGCAGAACTCGGCGCCAGGCCGCTGGGACAACTGGAGATGGTGGTGTTCGACACCGAAACCACCGGGCTGGAGCTGCGCCAGGGCGATACCCTGGTGAGCATAGGTGCCTGTCGCATTATCAATGGCCGGCTGCTGGCGCAGGAGGCCTACGATCAGCTCATCAACCCAGGCCGCCCCATGCCGCCCCAGAGCACACAGATCCACGGCCTTGGCGATAGCGACGTGGCCGAGGCGCCGCCCGCCGCGGTAGTGCTGCCACAGTTTCGCGACTTCGTCGGCCACGCCGTGCTGGTGGCCCACAATGCGGCCTTCGACCTGCTGGCCATCAACCTGCATGCACAAACCGCCGGTGTCAGCTTTGAGATGCCGGTGCTGGATACGCTGCTGCTGTCCCGTGCCCTGGACCCGACCCTGGAGGGCCACGGTCTGGATGCCCTGGCCGAGCGCTTTCAGCTCAGTTTTGCCCCCGGCACCCGCCACTCGGCGCTGGGTGATGCCAGGGTGACCGCCGAGCTGCTGTTGCAGCTGCTGCCACGTTTGCAGGCACGCGGCGTGCACAGTCTGGAGCAGGCGCTGCAGTTCCAGGCCAGCGGCCAACGCGGGAGAACAGCCCCATGA
- a CDS encoding ABC transporter ATP-binding protein — protein MLQIHNVNTHYGPIQALHDVSVEVKKGEIVTLIGANGAGKTTLMMTICGDPQATSGEILFDGQPISGMPTAQIMRQGLAIVPEGRRVFARLTVQENLHMGAYFRTKAEYEETLEEVLLLFPRLRERITQRAGTMSGGEQQMLAIGRAMMSKPRMILLDEPSLGLAPIIIQQIFKIIEKLRDDGVTIFLVEQNANQALKIADRGYVLENGRVVLSGSGADLLDDENVRKAYLGG, from the coding sequence ATGCTGCAAATCCACAATGTAAACACCCATTACGGGCCCATACAGGCGTTGCATGATGTCTCCGTCGAGGTCAAAAAGGGCGAAATTGTCACCCTGATCGGCGCCAACGGTGCCGGCAAGACCACCCTGATGATGACCATCTGTGGTGATCCCCAGGCCACCAGCGGCGAGATTCTGTTCGATGGCCAGCCCATCAGCGGGATGCCCACCGCGCAGATCATGCGTCAGGGACTGGCCATAGTGCCAGAAGGGCGGCGGGTCTTCGCCCGTCTCACGGTGCAGGAAAACCTGCACATGGGCGCCTACTTTCGCACCAAGGCCGAGTACGAGGAAACCCTGGAAGAAGTGCTGCTGCTCTTCCCGCGCCTGCGCGAGCGCATTACCCAGCGCGCCGGCACCATGTCCGGCGGCGAGCAGCAGATGCTGGCCATTGGCCGAGCCATGATGAGCAAGCCGCGCATGATCCTGCTCGACGAACCCTCGCTGGGCCTGGCGCCCATCATCATCCAGCAGATTTTCAAGATCATTGAAAAACTGCGTGATGATGGCGTGACCATCTTTCTGGTGGAACAGAATGCCAACCAGGCGCTTAAAATCGCCGACCGTGGCTATGTGCTGGAAAATGGCCGCGTTGTCCTCAGCGGCAGCGGTGCCGACCTGCTCGACGACGAAAACGTGCGCAAGGCCTATCTGGGCGGCTGA
- the livG gene encoding high-affinity branched-chain amino acid ABC transporter ATP-binding protein LivG — translation MSQLLLDVNALTMRFGGLVAVNGVNLKIKNRQIVSVIGPNGAGKTTVFNCLSGFYIPSDGSVLFKGEQIAGLKDFHISRKGLVRTFQHVRLFSNMTVIENMLVAQHRHLNTNLLSGLLKTASYRRLEQESMDRAAFWLEEVDMLAFANREAGNLSYGQQRRLEIARCMVTQPELLLLDEPAAGLNPNETKQLDELIVRLRDEHEISVLLIEHDMSLVMGISDHIYVIAQGTPLADGNADEIKNNPDVIKAYLGEE, via the coding sequence ATGAGTCAGTTACTGCTGGACGTGAATGCTCTGACCATGCGCTTTGGTGGCCTGGTAGCAGTTAATGGCGTCAATCTGAAGATCAAGAACCGCCAGATCGTATCCGTGATCGGCCCCAATGGCGCCGGCAAGACCACCGTTTTCAACTGTCTGTCGGGGTTTTATATTCCCTCCGATGGCAGTGTGCTGTTCAAGGGCGAGCAGATCGCCGGGCTGAAAGACTTCCACATTTCCCGCAAGGGACTGGTGCGCACCTTTCAGCATGTACGGCTGTTCTCCAACATGACGGTGATCGAAAACATGCTGGTGGCGCAGCACCGTCACCTCAATACCAACCTGCTGTCGGGTCTGCTGAAAACAGCCTCTTACCGCCGGCTGGAACAGGAGTCCATGGACCGTGCCGCCTTCTGGCTCGAAGAGGTCGACATGCTGGCCTTCGCCAACCGCGAAGCCGGCAACCTGTCCTACGGCCAGCAGCGCCGGCTGGAAATTGCCCGCTGCATGGTCACCCAGCCCGAATTGCTGCTGCTCGATGAACCGGCGGCCGGACTCAACCCCAACGAGACCAAGCAGCTGGATGAACTGATCGTGCGCCTGCGTGACGAACATGAAATCTCGGTGCTGCTGATCGAGCATGACATGAGCCTGGTGATGGGAATCTCCGATCACATCTACGTTATCGCCCAGGGCACGCCCCTGGCCGATGGCAACGCGGATGAGATCAAGAATAACCCCGACGTCATCAAGGCGTACCTCGGAGAGGAATGA
- a CDS encoding sensor histidine kinase, which produces MKSEWVLLSVAFGYLGLLFVIAAWADRRAGAGRSVIGSPLVYTLSIAVYCTAWTFYGSVGRAAQYGPAFLTIYLGPTLVMLLGWLLIRRMVRIARAQRISSIADFISARYGKSGWLGALVTLIAVIGIMPYIALQLKAITYSYAVLTQFPASPVLHLAEAPFWTDKSLWVALVLSVFIILFGTRQLDASERHEGMVAAIAFESVIKLLAFCAVGLFVVFWLFDGPGHMLQRAAQVPGLADNFGLEAVPGGSIGWVSTLVLAALAFLTLPRQFQVLVVENVDERHIRRASWLFPLYLLAINLFVLPIALAGTLLGDSAQTPDSFVLTVGLVGGSSWLPALAFIGGLSAATGMMIVETIALSTMVSNHLIMPLLLHLRRLQIENYQDFSGTLLGIRRIAIVLILLLGYLYHALIGESYSLVTIGLVSFTAAAQFAPALLIGLYWRGAARLGAAAGMLGGFVVWLHTLLLPGFAQSGWLDASLLSDGPWGIHWLRPYALFGLDGWDIYSHGLFWSLLVNIGLLVLVSLFCRQSRLEQTQAALFTGALHDGLIQTPLWLGQTSRGELRRLLHRYLGAGATARVLQSAPGPAETSATNPADDATPASPQLISQAEHALAGALGGASARILINSVVRGEALDLEAVLSLLDTTSQALEYNRRLEQKSTELVAIGEQLRHANEQLRELDRLKDEFVAMVSHELRTPLTSIRAFAEILRDTPDMDSDKRSHFLSIVVRESERLSRLIEEILDLARLESGRMTLKPQRLDLTRLARQSAEAVSHLCSERGLKLELELPEDSAAVTADPDRLQQVIINLLDNASKFAAPEAGQARLCLEPFKDHWRLSVEDNGEGIAESERERVFEKFHQLENNGQDASGRPRGTGLGLPISRGIIAHLGGRLWIESGSTLTGARFVIELPRAPEQNNGNEWLTAS; this is translated from the coding sequence ATGAAGTCCGAATGGGTGCTGCTGTCCGTGGCTTTTGGCTACCTGGGGCTGCTGTTCGTAATTGCCGCCTGGGCGGACAGGCGCGCCGGGGCCGGGCGTTCGGTTATTGGCTCACCGCTGGTGTATACGCTGTCGATCGCGGTGTACTGCACCGCCTGGACCTTCTACGGCAGTGTCGGGCGCGCCGCCCAGTACGGGCCGGCCTTTCTCACCATCTACCTGGGACCGACCCTGGTGATGCTGCTGGGCTGGCTGCTGATCAGGCGCATGGTGCGTATCGCCCGCGCCCAGCGCATTAGCTCCATTGCCGACTTTATCAGCGCCCGCTACGGCAAGAGCGGCTGGCTCGGCGCCCTGGTGACACTGATCGCCGTGATCGGCATCATGCCCTATATCGCGCTGCAGCTTAAAGCCATCACCTACAGCTACGCGGTGCTGACACAGTTTCCCGCCTCGCCGGTGTTGCACTTGGCCGAAGCCCCCTTTTGGACCGACAAGTCGCTCTGGGTCGCGCTGGTGCTGTCGGTATTCATTATCCTGTTTGGCACCCGCCAGCTGGACGCCAGCGAGCGCCACGAGGGCATGGTGGCCGCCATCGCCTTCGAGTCCGTGATCAAGCTGCTGGCCTTCTGTGCCGTCGGCCTCTTTGTGGTGTTCTGGCTGTTTGATGGCCCCGGCCATATGCTGCAGCGCGCCGCACAGGTGCCGGGGCTGGCGGACAATTTCGGGCTGGAGGCGGTTCCCGGCGGCAGCATTGGCTGGGTCAGCACCCTGGTGCTGGCAGCGCTGGCCTTTTTAACGCTGCCGCGCCAGTTTCAGGTGCTGGTGGTGGAAAATGTAGATGAGCGCCATATCAGGCGCGCCAGCTGGCTGTTTCCGCTCTATCTGCTGGCCATCAACCTGTTCGTGCTGCCGATTGCCCTGGCGGGCACCCTGTTGGGTGACAGCGCCCAGACCCCGGACAGCTTCGTGCTCACGGTCGGGCTTGTCGGCGGCTCCAGCTGGCTGCCGGCACTGGCCTTTATCGGTGGTCTTTCCGCCGCCACCGGCATGATGATTGTCGAGACCATAGCGCTCTCGACCATGGTCAGCAACCACCTGATCATGCCGCTCCTGCTACACCTGCGCCGTCTGCAGATCGAAAACTACCAGGATTTCAGCGGCACCCTGCTGGGCATCAGGCGCATCGCCATAGTGCTGATTTTATTGCTGGGCTACCTCTACCACGCCCTGATTGGTGAATCCTACAGCCTGGTGACCATAGGTCTGGTGTCCTTCACCGCCGCGGCCCAGTTTGCCCCTGCGCTGCTGATCGGCCTCTACTGGCGCGGCGCCGCACGCCTGGGGGCCGCCGCCGGCATGTTGGGGGGCTTTGTCGTCTGGTTGCATACCCTGCTGCTGCCGGGCTTTGCCCAATCCGGCTGGCTCGATGCCAGCCTGCTGAGCGACGGCCCCTGGGGCATTCACTGGCTGCGGCCCTATGCCCTCTTCGGTCTCGACGGCTGGGATATCTACAGCCACGGGCTTTTCTGGAGCCTGCTGGTGAATATAGGCCTGCTGGTGCTGGTGTCGCTGTTCTGCCGCCAGAGCCGGCTGGAGCAGACCCAGGCGGCACTCTTTACCGGCGCGCTGCACGATGGCCTGATCCAGACCCCGCTCTGGCTGGGCCAGACCAGCCGCGGCGAGCTGCGCCGATTGCTGCACCGCTACCTGGGCGCCGGCGCAACTGCGCGTGTACTGCAAAGTGCGCCGGGCCCGGCAGAGACGTCGGCCACTAACCCGGCGGACGACGCCACGCCGGCATCACCCCAGTTGATCAGCCAGGCCGAACACGCCCTGGCAGGCGCCCTGGGGGGCGCTTCTGCCCGCATTCTGATCAACTCGGTGGTGCGCGGCGAAGCCCTGGATCTGGAAGCGGTGCTCAGCCTGCTGGACACCACATCCCAGGCGCTGGAGTACAACCGCCGGCTGGAGCAGAAATCCACCGAGCTGGTGGCCATTGGCGAACAGCTGCGCCACGCCAACGAGCAACTGCGCGAGCTGGATCGCCTCAAAGACGAGTTCGTCGCCATGGTGAGTCATGAACTGCGCACGCCCCTGACCTCGATCCGGGCCTTCGCCGAAATCCTGCGCGACACGCCAGACATGGACAGCGACAAGCGCAGTCATTTTCTTTCCATAGTGGTGCGCGAAAGCGAGCGGCTGTCGCGCCTGATCGAGGAAATTCTCGATCTGGCGCGCCTCGAATCCGGCCGCATGACGCTAAAACCCCAGCGGCTGGATCTCACCCGCCTGGCACGCCAGTCGGCCGAAGCCGTCAGTCATCTGTGCAGCGAGCGGGGCCTGAAGCTGGAGCTGGAGCTGCCCGAAGACAGCGCAGCCGTCACCGCCGATCCCGACCGGCTGCAGCAGGTCATCATCAACCTGCTGGATAACGCCAGCAAGTTCGCCGCCCCTGAGGCGGGCCAGGCACGGCTTTGTCTGGAGCCGTTCAAGGATCACTGGCGCCTGTCGGTGGAGGACAACGGCGAGGGTATTGCCGAGTCGGAACGCGAGCGGGTGTTCGAGAAATTTCACCAGCTGGAAAACAACGGTCAGGATGCCAGTGGCCGCCCCCGGGGCACGGGCCTGGGCCTGCCCATCAGCCGTGGCATTATCGCCCACCTGGGCGGACGCCTGTGGATAGAATCGGGCAGCACCCTCACAGGCGCCCGCTTCGTGATCGAGCTGCCCCGGGCGCCGGAGCAGAATAACGGCAACGAGTGGCTCACCGCGAGCTAA
- the livH gene encoding high-affinity branched-chain amino acid ABC transporter permease LivH: MSEASLYFLQQLINGLTIGSTYALIAIGYTMVYGIIGMINFAHGEIYMIGSYISFIVIAGLLGMGMVALPVILIIALVIAVFMASTYGWAVERVAYRPLRGSNRLIPLISAIGMSIFLQNYVVLAQGSRDVALAPQISGSWTFGDPQLFEVSLSYMQLLIWAVTLVCMTALTLFISRSRMGRACRACSEDQGMTNLLGIDTNRTIAMTFIIGAALAAVAGLLLGLYYGVVNPFVGFIAGLKAFTAAVLGGIGSIPGAMLGGLILGVTEALTSAYFPSEYKDVVSFGLLILILLFRPSGLLGKPEVEKV; this comes from the coding sequence ATGTCTGAAGCATCGCTCTATTTCCTGCAACAGCTCATAAACGGGCTGACGATCGGGTCCACTTATGCCCTGATCGCCATCGGCTACACAATGGTCTATGGCATCATCGGCATGATCAATTTCGCCCACGGCGAGATTTACATGATCGGCTCCTATATTTCATTCATCGTCATCGCCGGCCTGCTCGGCATGGGGATGGTCGCACTCCCGGTTATTCTGATTATCGCCCTGGTGATTGCGGTCTTCATGGCCAGCACCTACGGCTGGGCTGTTGAACGCGTGGCCTATCGCCCACTGCGCGGCTCCAACCGGCTTATTCCGCTGATTTCCGCCATCGGCATGTCGATTTTCCTGCAGAACTACGTGGTTCTGGCCCAGGGTTCCCGTGATGTAGCCCTGGCACCGCAGATCAGCGGCAGCTGGACCTTCGGTGATCCGCAGCTGTTCGAAGTGTCGCTGTCCTATATGCAGCTGCTGATCTGGGCTGTGACCCTCGTCTGCATGACCGCGCTGACGCTGTTCATATCCCGCTCGCGCATGGGTCGCGCCTGTCGCGCCTGTTCTGAAGACCAGGGCATGACCAACCTGCTGGGTATTGATACCAACCGCACCATCGCCATGACCTTTATCATTGGTGCGGCCCTGGCCGCCGTGGCCGGCCTGTTGCTGGGCCTGTATTACGGTGTGGTAAACCCCTTTGTCGGCTTTATCGCCGGCCTCAAGGCCTTCACGGCAGCGGTGCTCGGCGGTATAGGGTCCATTCCCGGCGCCATGCTCGGCGGCCTGATTCTGGGCGTTACCGAAGCCCTTACTTCCGCCTACTTCCCCTCTGAATACAAGGACGTGGTGTCGTTCGGTCTGCTGATACTGATTCTGCTGTTCCGCCCCAGCGGCCTGCTGGGCAAACCGGAAGTGGAGAAAGTATGA
- a CDS encoding high-affinity branched-chain amino acid ABC transporter substrate-binding protein, translating to MKQFSKTLLSIGTALAILGSAAAVQAETLKIALAGPATGPVAQYGDMQKIGVMAAIDDINKAGGVNGMQLEGVIYDDACDPKQAVAVANKIVNDGITHVVGHLCSSSTEPAADVYEEEGVLMITAASTSPSITEKGHQLIFRTIGLDSLQGSMAADYIANTVKPKTLAIIHDKQQYGEGLAQTVKDGLEAKGISAVMFEGVTPGDKDFSALIAKLKKENVDFVYYGGYHPELGLILRQSSEKNFSAQFMGPEGIVNADLAKIAGDATEGVLATAPKSFDQNPENKARVEAITAKGEDASGPFVFTAYAAVQVMGDAIKAVGDTDPVKLADYIRKNEFDTSIGKVTYDEKGDLTESTFLVYSLHKDGSKTPAPQ from the coding sequence ATGAAACAGTTTTCTAAAACACTGCTCAGTATTGGTACCGCATTGGCCATTCTGGGTTCAGCTGCTGCAGTTCAGGCTGAAACACTCAAAATCGCACTGGCAGGCCCGGCAACAGGCCCGGTTGCCCAGTACGGCGACATGCAGAAAATCGGCGTAATGGCGGCGATTGACGATATCAACAAGGCGGGCGGCGTGAATGGCATGCAGCTTGAAGGCGTTATTTACGACGACGCCTGCGACCCGAAACAGGCCGTGGCCGTGGCCAACAAGATCGTCAACGACGGCATCACCCATGTGGTCGGTCACCTGTGTTCCAGCTCCACTGAACCTGCGGCTGATGTGTACGAAGAAGAAGGCGTGCTGATGATTACCGCCGCTTCCACCTCCCCGTCCATCACCGAAAAAGGTCACCAGCTGATCTTCCGCACCATAGGTCTGGACAGCCTGCAGGGCAGCATGGCGGCGGATTACATCGCCAACACCGTGAAGCCCAAGACCCTGGCCATTATTCACGACAAGCAGCAGTACGGCGAAGGCCTGGCACAGACCGTCAAGGACGGTCTGGAAGCCAAGGGCATTTCCGCGGTGATGTTTGAAGGTGTGACGCCGGGCGACAAGGACTTCTCGGCGCTGATTGCCAAACTGAAGAAAGAGAACGTCGATTTCGTTTATTACGGTGGCTATCACCCGGAACTGGGGCTGATTCTGCGTCAATCCTCGGAGAAAAATTTCAGTGCCCAGTTCATGGGTCCTGAAGGTATCGTCAACGCCGATCTGGCCAAGATCGCCGGCGATGCAACCGAAGGCGTGCTGGCAACGGCACCGAAAAGCTTCGATCAGAACCCGGAAAACAAGGCCCGCGTTGAAGCCATTACGGCCAAGGGCGAAGATGCCTCAGGCCCGTTCGTCTTTACCGCCTACGCCGCCGTTCAGGTGATGGGCGACGCCATCAAGGCTGTCGGTGATACCGATCCGGTCAAACTGGCCGACTATATCCGCAAGAACGAATTCGATACCTCTATCGGCAAGGTGACCTATGACGAGAAAGGGGACCTGACCGAGTCCACCTTCCTGGTTTACAGCCTGCACAAAGATGGCTCCAAGACACCTGCTCCCCAGTAA